Proteins encoded within one genomic window of Candidatus Krumholzibacteriia bacterium:
- a CDS encoding lysine 2,3-aminomutase has product MIRKTRIAPRKYRAFTQRDIDRIPQLRLLDADHRLRMKAVATVLPFRVNEYVLDELIDWTHVPDDPMFQLTFPQEGMLETPDLNRMVDLLKGGAPEEKIKKAAREIQMSLNPHPAGQMELNVPLLHGKPVPGLQHKYRETVLAFPSQGQTCHAYCTYCFRWAQFVGIDDLKFAAREAEALAAYLRDHTEVQSLLFTGGDPMIMKTAVIRRYVEPLLDPEFGHLVSLRFGTKATAYWPYRFLTDPDADDLLRLFEDIVKAGRHVAVMAHYSHPRELETAVAQAAVRRILSTGAVIRCQAPLIKRVNDNAVAWSDMWRIQVALGAVPYYMFVERDTGPKNYFEVPLARALGIFTDAYTRVSGLARTVRGPSMSATPGKVLVDGVATVNGEKVFVLKFLQARDPAWVNRPFFAKFDPKATWLTDLEPAFGESEFFFTKTMSEMKRRHRQPAWGEATDERRSLVLFGNVEWE; this is encoded by the coding sequence ATGATTCGCAAGACCCGGATCGCCCCGCGGAAGTATCGGGCGTTCACTCAGCGCGATATCGACCGGATTCCACAGCTTCGCTTGCTCGACGCCGACCACCGCCTGCGCATGAAGGCGGTCGCCACCGTGCTTCCCTTCCGGGTGAACGAATACGTCCTGGACGAGTTGATCGACTGGACCCACGTGCCCGACGACCCCATGTTCCAGCTCACCTTCCCGCAGGAGGGCATGCTGGAAACCCCGGATCTCAACCGCATGGTCGATCTGCTCAAGGGCGGCGCTCCCGAAGAGAAGATCAAGAAGGCGGCGCGTGAGATTCAGATGAGCCTCAACCCGCATCCCGCGGGACAGATGGAGCTCAATGTTCCCCTGCTGCACGGCAAGCCCGTACCCGGATTGCAGCACAAGTACCGCGAGACGGTGCTGGCTTTTCCCAGCCAGGGACAGACCTGCCACGCGTACTGCACGTACTGCTTCCGCTGGGCGCAGTTTGTGGGCATAGACGACCTCAAGTTCGCCGCCCGTGAAGCAGAGGCGCTGGCCGCATACCTCAGGGATCACACCGAGGTGCAGAGTCTGCTCTTTACCGGCGGCGATCCCATGATCATGAAGACCGCCGTCATCCGGCGCTACGTGGAGCCGCTGCTGGATCCGGAGTTCGGCCACCTGGTGAGCCTCCGCTTTGGCACCAAGGCCACCGCGTACTGGCCGTACCGGTTCCTCACTGACCCCGACGCCGATGACCTGCTGAGGCTGTTCGAGGATATCGTCAAGGCCGGGCGGCACGTTGCCGTCATGGCGCACTACAGCCACCCGCGGGAGTTGGAGACCGCGGTGGCGCAGGCGGCCGTTCGGCGCATTCTCTCCACCGGCGCCGTGATCCGCTGCCAGGCACCGCTGATCAAGCGTGTCAACGACAACGCGGTGGCGTGGTCGGACATGTGGCGCATCCAGGTAGCCCTGGGGGCGGTTCCGTACTACATGTTCGTGGAGCGCGACACCGGCCCCAAGAACTACTTCGAAGTGCCCCTGGCCCGGGCCCTCGGCATCTTTACCGACGCTTACACGCGGGTGTCCGGCCTGGCCCGGACGGTTCGGGGGCCCTCCATGTCGGCAACCCCGGGCAAGGTGCTGGTGGACGGGGTGGCCACCGTGAACGGCGAGAAGGTGTTCGTGCTCAAGTTCCTGCAGGCCCGGGATCCCGCTTGGGTGAATCGGCCATTTTTTGCTAAGTTCGATCCAAAGGCCACGTGGCTGACCGATCTTGAACCTGCATTCGGAGAGTCCGAGTTCTTCTTTACGAAGACGATGAGCGAGATGAAGCGCCGCCACCGGCAACCCGCGTGGGGTGAAGCGACGGACGAAAGGCGCTCGCTGGTACTCTTCGGAAACGTGGAGTGGGAATAG
- a CDS encoding aminotransferase class I/II-fold pyridoxal phosphate-dependent enzyme: protein MAIPRRRRGDRNGGAHDTPEYAPDINLNLNVRGMMPSATLAIQERCAELRAQHREVFRLGLGQSPFPVPRPVIEELQANAHQKDYLPVRGLPALREAVADYYLRSQGVPRTPDDVIIGPGSKELMFILQLVYYGDIVIPSPAWVSYAPQARIVGRQIQWVHTLRENGWRLTPADLENVCRDDPDKPRIVVLNYPSNPTGCSYTVEELEALARVAREYRVVLLSDEIYGELDFQGSHVSIARFYPEGTIISSGLSKWCGAGGWRLGTFTFPENMGWLLEAMAAVASETYTSTSTPIQCAAVRAFRGGTRLEEYLWISRRILGALGTWSTTMLRDAGALLQNPTGAFYLFPDFAPLTDKLAARGIRTSRALCEKLLDETGVAMLPGSEFGRPATELTARIAYVDFDGAKAHTALATVPKDTPVTEEFLRTHCDRTVRAIELLCDWLKG, encoded by the coding sequence ATGGCAATACCCAGACGCCGGCGCGGAGACCGAAACGGCGGCGCTCATGATACGCCCGAGTACGCGCCCGACATCAATCTCAACCTGAACGTGCGCGGCATGATGCCGTCGGCCACGCTTGCCATCCAGGAGCGTTGCGCGGAGTTGCGGGCCCAACACCGCGAGGTGTTCCGTCTGGGGCTGGGTCAGTCGCCCTTCCCCGTGCCACGCCCCGTCATCGAGGAACTCCAGGCCAACGCCCACCAGAAGGACTACCTCCCCGTGCGCGGTCTGCCCGCGCTGCGCGAGGCCGTTGCGGACTACTACCTCCGCTCGCAGGGCGTTCCGCGAACCCCGGATGACGTCATCATCGGCCCTGGTTCCAAGGAGCTGATGTTCATCCTCCAGCTCGTCTATTACGGCGACATCGTCATTCCCAGCCCCGCCTGGGTGTCCTATGCGCCGCAGGCACGCATCGTGGGCCGGCAGATTCAGTGGGTGCACACCTTGCGCGAGAACGGCTGGCGCCTCACACCGGCGGATCTGGAGAACGTGTGCCGCGACGACCCTGACAAGCCGCGCATCGTGGTGCTCAACTACCCCAGCAATCCCACCGGTTGCTCGTACACCGTGGAAGAACTTGAAGCGCTGGCCAGGGTGGCGCGCGAGTACCGCGTGGTCCTGCTGTCGGATGAGATCTACGGCGAGTTGGATTTCCAGGGAAGCCACGTGTCCATAGCACGTTTCTACCCGGAGGGAACCATCATCTCCAGCGGACTGTCCAAGTGGTGCGGCGCGGGGGGCTGGCGCCTGGGCACGTTTACCTTCCCCGAGAACATGGGCTGGTTGTTGGAGGCGATGGCCGCGGTGGCGAGCGAGACGTACACGTCCACCTCCACACCCATTCAGTGCGCCGCCGTGCGGGCATTCCGCGGCGGCACGCGCCTGGAGGAATACCTGTGGATCTCGCGGCGCATCCTCGGCGCGCTGGGTACGTGGTCAACCACCATGCTGCGGGATGCCGGCGCGCTCCTGCAGAATCCCACCGGCGCCTTCTACCTGTTTCCGGATTTCGCGCCGCTCACCGACAAGCTCGCCGCACGGGGTATCCGTACCAGCCGGGCGCTATGCGAGAAGCTGCTCGACGAAACCGGCGTGGCCATGCTCCCGGGAAGCGAGTTCGGCCGGCCGGCCACGGAACTCACGGCGCGGATTGCCTACGTGGACTTTGACGGGGCCAAGGCCCACACCGCGCTGGCGACCGTGCCCAAGGACACGCCGGTCACAGAGGAGTTCCTGCGCACGCACTGCGACCGCACGGTGCGGGCCATTGAACTGCTGTGTGATTGGCTGAAGGGGTAG
- a CDS encoding sigma 54-interacting transcriptional regulator yields the protein MSHDLEIRLAQSEDAFLYLAEMPLLYVSARLLDKTAARVARACRDLPASVRDRAELGLVYARRVHSPDSPEVMLQRVSAIEQRHSDDPVIQREARLVEAVILLVRCGEHARGVSMLENAFDASGSAANGALSALAQRWMGLAYAVIGRHEDAECAYQDALSGLRRFGMDLSYAATLNDYAVLRRKFGHHLQARDLLQDAIRRFDTLGVERNKQLAIVNLGIVAEHLGDWDSAERHYRRAISLLSADDEGQRVTQSTPMRDACLANLEHLQILRRRFAGVEECLSSILGGQVVDRLPSRVRAIVSEYLGEYHMEQGNYDLALLQFDEAEKVCQPTLAGSDVVTEISRRRADLFVRMGRPETAIEIALGNVRLCKRLCDRHELGATERVLGEAYTTVGSFEKARAALRASSRLLGVTHDCYELMRTYIAQAKCDVASCATGMAELALLEARQLAKRLELDYYQALIAIALIDTLGPQERFDEANTWLVEATALRDNLEGIDRDRVEAELKRAAGELQVAMTRASVRSAEVLKTICRVYEDARFPFEDLKPDLAYQVAQSVGAESLFVIGRCGGGYRVPLTYNIAANEAKEIVRQMDRGPRKNTLLGVTGEPKVLQTPKGKTLVAVPCRHEETDRRDPTSYILCTRFEELVTVTPRQLELLGASAEALARLIEDEEERSGKPVGENDEATIRVRHPRGSFKDIQTIDPDMIKVIRMAERAATSVAPILLEGETGVGKELFARAIHGASHRKDGAFVAVNAGGLSVHLVESELFGHVKGSFTGANGDRVGLIETARGGTLFLDEIGEMSEELQVKLLRLLENGEFRRLGESAVRQADVRVISATNRDLKKEVERGTFRRDLFYRVSPIRLTIPPLRLRTRDIQLLVRHFLRDCAALNGIADRYIEIDVKAMEGLELYDWPGNVRELYNEILRVVSLIGRGDLVKFAMLSDNIKEYLKSKNRGDGLLDRSVEQYERRLILNALDKNDWNRMRTADSVGVPRTTLLAKLKRLNVATK from the coding sequence ATGAGCCACGACCTAGAGATTCGCCTGGCGCAGTCAGAGGACGCGTTTCTGTATTTGGCAGAGATGCCGCTGCTATACGTCTCCGCTCGGCTTCTTGACAAGACAGCCGCCAGAGTAGCGAGAGCCTGTCGCGATCTTCCGGCGAGCGTGCGTGACCGCGCCGAGCTCGGCCTGGTCTATGCTCGTCGCGTGCATTCGCCAGACTCGCCGGAAGTTATGCTGCAAAGAGTCTCAGCGATCGAACAGAGACACAGCGACGATCCGGTGATTCAGCGAGAAGCGCGTTTGGTTGAGGCGGTAATTCTGTTAGTTCGCTGCGGGGAACACGCTCGTGGTGTTTCAATGCTAGAGAATGCGTTTGATGCATCGGGCTCCGCTGCAAACGGCGCTTTGAGTGCTCTGGCACAACGTTGGATGGGGCTTGCGTACGCAGTTATTGGGCGTCATGAAGACGCCGAATGTGCCTATCAGGATGCATTGTCTGGTCTTCGTCGGTTCGGTATGGATTTGTCGTACGCAGCAACGCTCAATGACTACGCCGTATTGCGCCGTAAGTTTGGTCATCATCTGCAAGCACGGGATCTTCTGCAGGATGCCATTCGACGGTTTGATACGCTGGGCGTAGAGCGAAACAAACAGCTTGCGATCGTGAATCTGGGGATCGTTGCTGAACATTTGGGTGACTGGGACTCAGCAGAAAGGCACTACAGGCGCGCCATAAGCTTGCTCAGTGCAGATGATGAGGGGCAGCGAGTAACACAGAGCACGCCAATGCGGGACGCGTGCCTTGCGAACCTTGAACACCTCCAGATTTTGAGACGCCGCTTCGCTGGCGTAGAGGAATGTTTGAGCTCTATCCTTGGTGGTCAAGTTGTAGATAGGCTGCCTAGCCGGGTGCGCGCGATTGTAAGTGAGTACTTGGGCGAGTACCACATGGAGCAGGGCAATTACGACTTGGCCTTGCTACAGTTTGACGAGGCGGAGAAGGTCTGTCAGCCCACCTTGGCAGGAAGTGACGTCGTGACCGAGATAAGCCGTAGAAGGGCCGACCTATTCGTTCGAATGGGCAGGCCGGAAACGGCGATTGAGATCGCACTTGGGAACGTGCGACTTTGCAAGAGACTTTGCGATCGCCATGAACTAGGCGCAACTGAGAGGGTCCTTGGCGAAGCGTACACGACTGTCGGAAGTTTCGAGAAGGCAAGAGCGGCCCTGCGGGCATCGAGTCGCCTTCTGGGAGTGACCCACGATTGCTACGAGCTGATGAGAACTTATATTGCGCAGGCGAAATGCGATGTCGCTTCGTGCGCGACAGGAATGGCCGAGCTTGCCCTCCTGGAAGCTCGGCAACTCGCGAAGCGGCTTGAGCTCGACTACTACCAGGCGCTTATTGCGATCGCGCTCATTGATACATTGGGGCCGCAGGAGCGCTTCGATGAGGCCAATACGTGGCTGGTGGAGGCTACGGCGCTGCGCGACAACTTGGAGGGTATCGACCGCGATCGCGTAGAGGCGGAACTGAAGCGAGCGGCTGGCGAGTTGCAGGTCGCGATGACGCGCGCCAGCGTTCGCTCGGCCGAAGTCCTCAAAACGATCTGTCGCGTCTACGAGGACGCGCGCTTCCCGTTCGAGGACCTCAAGCCTGACCTGGCGTACCAGGTGGCCCAGAGCGTCGGGGCCGAGAGCCTGTTTGTGATCGGCCGCTGTGGCGGCGGCTACCGGGTGCCGCTCACCTACAACATCGCCGCCAACGAGGCCAAGGAGATCGTCCGGCAGATGGACCGCGGTCCCCGCAAGAACACCTTGCTGGGAGTCACCGGCGAGCCCAAGGTTCTGCAGACCCCGAAGGGAAAGACGCTCGTGGCCGTCCCCTGTCGCCATGAAGAGACCGACCGGCGCGACCCGACCAGCTACATTTTGTGCACACGGTTCGAAGAGCTCGTCACCGTCACGCCCCGCCAACTGGAACTCCTCGGCGCCAGTGCGGAAGCGCTGGCGCGGCTCATCGAGGACGAAGAGGAGCGGAGCGGAAAGCCCGTTGGCGAGAACGACGAGGCGACCATCCGTGTCCGTCACCCGCGCGGGTCCTTCAAGGACATCCAGACCATCGATCCAGACATGATCAAGGTGATCCGCATGGCCGAACGGGCCGCCACGTCGGTCGCTCCCATCCTTCTGGAAGGGGAGACCGGCGTCGGCAAGGAACTCTTCGCCCGCGCCATCCATGGTGCAAGCCATCGTAAGGATGGGGCGTTTGTTGCGGTCAACGCGGGGGGATTGTCCGTCCACCTGGTCGAGAGCGAGCTGTTTGGCCATGTGAAGGGCTCGTTCACGGGCGCAAACGGCGACCGCGTGGGTCTCATCGAAACCGCCCGCGGTGGCACGCTGTTCCTCGACGAAATCGGCGAGATGAGCGAGGAACTCCAGGTGAAACTGTTGCGCCTGCTCGAGAACGGAGAGTTCCGGCGACTCGGTGAATCCGCGGTCCGGCAGGCGGACGTGCGCGTTATCTCGGCGACCAATCGAGACCTGAAGAAGGAGGTCGAGCGCGGGACGTTCCGGCGCGATCTCTTCTACCGCGTCAGCCCCATCCGTCTCACCATTCCACCGCTGCGCCTGCGCACGCGCGACATTCAACTCCTCGTGCGCCACTTCCTGCGCGACTGCGCGGCATTGAATGGCATCGCCGACCGCTACATCGAAATCGACGTCAAGGCCATGGAGGGGCTGGAGCTGTACGACTGGCCCGGAAACGTGAGGGAGCTCTACAACGAGATCCTGCGCGTGGTGTCGCTGATCGGGCGCGGCGATCTGGTGAAGTTTGCGATGCTCTCAGATAACATCAAAGAGTACCTGAAGAGCAAGAACCGCGGGGATGGTCTCCTGGACCGCAGTGTGGAGCAGTATGAGCGCCGTTTGATCCTGAACGCACTCGATAAGAACGACTGGAACCGCATGCGAACAGCCGACTCAGTAGGCGTTCCGCGGACAACGCTTCTCGCCAAACTCAAGCGACTCAACGTCGCGACGAAGTAG